The following is a genomic window from Saccharicrinis carchari.
ATTCCGAACAGAGAAGTTAAGCCCGTTAGCGCCGATGGTACTGCAGAAATGTGGGAGAGTAGGTCGCCGCCCATCTTTAAAAAGAGCAATCGAAAACTCATTTCGGTTGCTCTTTTTTTGTTTATACCCCTCCAATAATCGTCCATGACGCACCATATAGAAAAAATGGGATCGATTTGGGTATGCGGAAAAATCAATCCAGCCTCTGAAATCCGGATGACTTATAGTGCAAATTATCTAATATCCTCTTAAAATAAATATTAGTAAACTTGTTAATGCCATAATGGCTTATAAAGCTTTCAAAAGTGCCAATATGACACTCAAAAGCCGTGTATACCCGACTTTGAGTCTTAAAGTTTTGTGTGGTACAGGCTTTGATAAAGTGAGTGAAACAATTAGTAAATAATTATAAAATTTAAATTGGAGGATTTCATTATGACACTAGTAAAAAGAACAAACAGCAATATTGAGTCATTGGTAAACAATTTAATGGGCGGTGATTTTTTTATGAATCAGCATGGGATGTATTCAGGACAAAAATCGATTCCAGCCGTTAATATTATTGAAAATGATGATCAATATTTAATTGAACTGGCTGCCGCAGGATTAAAAAAGGAAGATTTTAACATCGAGTTGAATAATGGCAGATTGACCATTTCGGCCGAAGGTAAAGAAGCTGAGGATAAAGTGACTTACAGGCAAAGAGAGTTTAATTATGCTGGTTTTACCAGAACATTTGGGGTACCTAAACAAAAAGTGGATGATGCCGCTATTGGCGCGTCCTACGAAAATGGGGTATTGCGTGTTAATCTGCCCAAAAGGGAAGAAGTAAAACCAAAACCTGTACGGAAGGTTGAAGTAGCTTAATAAAGCCTTTTCACCATTATTCAGTCATAATCTGGCAAAATAATGTAAAGGCTCATGAGCAAAATTCTCAATTCATTGTTGTATAAATACGGAAGTATTAGTTTGTTAAAAATTGGAGGAACGCTCGAAAGGGGCTTCCTCCTTTTTTATGGCAGATTGTTATTACAGTTAACCCAACTCCTAACCACTAACTCCTAGCACCTAATCCCTAACTCCTAACCCTAAAATACCCTTCTTTTTTTACGTTTGTATTTACTGTGGCTGCTACTGGATAGTGGATTTGCTGATTCGGAACAAGGCAATGCTGGTCTTTTGCCGCCTAGCCTTAGGTTTATTCTTTGGTTAAATTCAAAAACAAGTGATAATTCGTGTGCGCCTTGTGCATTCCATCCCAATCCTGAAACAGATACATCGTAGCTATAGCCAAAACGCAGAGGGCCGTATTTATACGATAAAAGTGCTACAATGGCATCCTGATTGACTCCTGTGCTGTTTTCTGTTGTGATAAAGGGAATGCCGCGGTACCAAATTCCTACTTCAATAGGATCGTTAAACCAATAAACACCCATGTCTAATTGTACATCTTTGGCCTGCTGCTGCAGCCTGTAACTTAACGAAAAGGACCGGTGAGAGGTTTTTTGTCGGCTTCTTTCATTCCATATGTTCATTCCACCAAATAAAACCGTTTTAAGAGGCATTCGCATCCGTTCGTTCATAAACGAATAATTGGGCTGAGCCAAGTGATCAATGGTGGCACCTATCCAATATTTAGAGCTGTAAAGAAATACGGAGGCGGCAAAATCGATGTATTCTGCTTTTTCGTTATTGAGTCTGCTCCATGAACCTGAGCCACCCATACCCGCCATTTCATCTCCAAATTCGAGTTTGCTAAAATCGATGGTTTTGTTTCCATAGGTAAATTGAATACCCGGAATAATCTGCCAATCATCATTCAGCAT
Proteins encoded in this region:
- a CDS encoding PorP/SprF family type IX secretion system membrane protein, whose amino-acid sequence is MNRTITYLLALFIGAAMLNKASAQDPHFSQFYANPLYMSPSLAGATDGGRLIMNYRNQWPGINKAFETYAISFDNFFGALNSGLGFMLYQDKAGSAGLTTTQGAFQYSYNLMLNDDWQIIPGIQFTYGNKTIDFSKLEFGDEMAGMGGSGSWSRLNNEKAEYIDFAASVFLYSSKYWIGATIDHLAQPNYSFMNERMRMPLKTVLFGGMNIWNERSRQKTSHRSFSLSYRLQQQAKDVQLDMGVYWFNDPIEVGIWYRGIPFITTENSTGVNQDAIVALLSYKYGPLRFGYSYDVSVSGLGWNAQGAHELSLVFEFNQRINLRLGGKRPALPCSESANPLSSSSHSKYKRKKRRVF
- a CDS encoding Hsp20/alpha crystallin family protein; this translates as MTLVKRTNSNIESLVNNLMGGDFFMNQHGMYSGQKSIPAVNIIENDDQYLIELAAAGLKKEDFNIELNNGRLTISAEGKEAEDKVTYRQREFNYAGFTRTFGVPKQKVDDAAIGASYENGVLRVNLPKREEVKPKPVRKVEVA